The DNA window CGGGAAGGACAGCAGGAAGCCTGCAAACAGTGCCACCTTGATGTCGACGAAGAACTGTTCGTAGAGCTTGGTGAAGATCAGCTGGCCCTGGCCATCGGGAAACGCCTTGGTCAGCGGCAAGACCAGCCAACCGAAAATTATGTCGGCAAAGGGCAGGCAAATCGCGAAACCCGCCGCAAGGAACACCAACGCTCGCACCAACCGGCTGCGCAGCTCGGTCAGGTGTTCGACCAGCGGAGCCTGCGTCTCGTCGAGATCGTCGATCAGCGCCATCAGCCCTTCCCCTCGCCAAACGGCAACTGGGGCAGTTCCGATGCCGGGGGCAATTCGTCCGAATCGTGAGCTTTCGGCTCACCCGAAGGCGCGTCCGATTCGGCGGGCGGCGCGAGCGGGCGCATTTCAGGTTCTTCGGCGCTTTGTGTATGAGGCCGCATGCTGGGTTCGAACTCGGCGATGTCCGCCGCCGCATCTGGATGCTCGCGCATGATGCGTTCGTTCTGCGCCTTCCACTCCTTTTCCATGTCGTCCATCTCCGCCTCGCGGATCATGGTATCGATCCCCGAGCGGACATGGTTCGACATGCGCCGCATCTTGCCCATCCAGCGCCCTGCCTGACGCAGAGCGGCAGGCATGTCCTTGGGACCGATG is part of the Alteriqipengyuania halimionae genome and encodes:
- the tatB gene encoding Sec-independent protein translocase protein TatB codes for the protein MFDIGASEILIIIVVAVAVIGPKDMPAALRQAGRWMGKMRRMSNHVRSGIDTMIREAEMDDMEKEWKAQNERIMREHPDAAADIAEFEPSMRPHTQSAEEPEMRPLAPPAESDAPSGEPKAHDSDELPPASELPQLPFGEGKG